TATGGCAGGCAAAAAGCGCACCAAACTCTCCGTGCGTCGGATGTCCTTCGGGAATTTTTTCCGACAGGCTCTACATCGAGTAGAAATCATGGCTTAGTGGAATGAATCACCGCAGGCGCAAGAGCCGCCGGCGTTGGGGTTATCAATGGTGAAACCCTGCTTTGAAATAGTGTCTTCAAAGTCAATGCTTGCGCCCTCCAAGTACGGCACGCTCATCTTGTCAATGACAACTTCGACGCCTTCAAAATTGCGCACAGCATCCCCGTCAAGCATGCGCTCGTCAAAGTAGAGCTGGTAGATCAGCCCTGAACAACCGCCAGGCTGCACCGCGACGCGCAAACGAAGGTCCGTGCGGCCTTCTTGTTCAAGCAGGCTGCGCACCTTACCGGCAGCAACATCGCTGATGAGCACACCGTGGGTGGGCAGTTCGACATCTGCAATAGCGGCAGATGAGGTTTCTTCGTGGACATTTGCTGTCATGGCATTTCCTTACGTGAGGGTACAACTACATGCTACGTCGAGCCCGGCAGGGGCGCTAACTTATGTCAACCATAGCCCTACGCCTTCTGTTCCCCGGGCTCCCCTGATTTCTCTGGTTGCCCCAATGCGCCGGCATTGATGGCCGCCAGCAGGAGCGTCTGCGCCACAATGGCTTTTTCAAAATCTCCCAAGTGCAAAGACTCGTTGGCGCTGTGGGCGCGCGAATCCGGATCCTCCACGCCTGTGACCAGGATCTGTGCATGGGGGTAGGTTGCCTTCAAGTCAGCAATGAACGGAATGGATCCGCCCATCCCTGTTTCCACCGCGGAAACACCCCAAGACTCCCCTAGCGCCCATAGGGCGGCCTGGGCCGCCGGAGCGTGG
This genomic window from Arthrobacter sp. TMP15 contains:
- a CDS encoding iron-sulfur cluster assembly accessory protein; amino-acid sequence: MTANVHEETSSAAIADVELPTHGVLISDVAAGKVRSLLEQEGRTDLRLRVAVQPGGCSGLIYQLYFDERMLDGDAVRNFEGVEVVIDKMSVPYLEGASIDFEDTISKQGFTIDNPNAGGSCACGDSFH